From a single Helicoverpa armigera isolate CAAS_96S chromosome 7, ASM3070526v1, whole genome shotgun sequence genomic region:
- the LOC110376078 gene encoding uncharacterized protein LOC110376078 isoform X1, whose product MSCGAECLSLGPPPDSILHMPPPPLPAFLASAANLTPPCRASKCPTSRNNEENSLFPGVEYHELPRHGEIQPATNDDTWFLVLITCCIAVLCIAALLALFLLKCRDWKKSHGFFLDRARGGCKSGTGKASGSNALYGGAAIDSRVLWAALTPRGTRHFVADTYPHDETEDHHYECVEPPLYKLGPPEDLAIPRHFNVEYEDPAPLIESYSDRTEEYFRNGMDTLRRGRPLVSSPTRIERPNLPPLNLQPRTLRRAPHSRRVSDANNPEKSAI is encoded by the exons ATGTCTTGCGGGGCAGAATGCCTGTCCCTGGGCCCCCCTCCGGACTCCATCTTACACATGCCTCCGCCCCCCCTGCCCGCCTTCCTGGCCAGTGCCGCCAACCTCACGCCTCCCTGCCGAGCCTCCAAGTGCCCCACCAGCAGGAACAACGAGGAGAACTCGCTGTTCCCAGGAGTGGAATACCATGAGCTACCCAGACATGGTGAGATAC AGCCAGCCACTAATGATGACACATGGTTCCTGGTGCTGATCACCTGCTGCATAGCTGTTCTCTGCATAGCGGCACTACTGGCGCTGTTTCTCCTCAAATGTAGAGA TTGGAAAAAATCTCATGGGTTTTTTCTCGACAGGGCGCGAGGAGGTTGTAAAAGCGGTACTGGTAAAGCTTCGGGCTCCAATGCTCTATACGGAGGTGCCGCGATAGACTCCCGAGTGCTCTGGGCAGCACTCACTCCTCGCGGCACGCGGCACTTCGTGGCCGACACGTACCCACACGACGAGACTGAAGACCACCACTACGAGTGTGTGGAACCCCCACTGTACAAACTCGGCCCTCCCGAAGACCTCGCCATCCCACGACACTTCAACGTAGAATACGAAGACCCAGCACCTTTGATCGAAAGCTACAGTGACAGGACAGAAGAATACTTTCGCAATGGCATGGACACTCTCCGCCGTGGGAGGCCTCTCGTGTCCTCCCCAACGAGGATCGAACGCCCCAACCTGCCACCTCTGAACCTCCAGCCACGCACTCTCAGGAGGGCCCCTCACTCCCGCCGAGTCAGTGATGCAAATAATCCGGAGAAATCGGCCATCTGA
- the LOC110376078 gene encoding uncharacterized protein LOC110376078 isoform X4: protein MSCGAECLSLGPPPDSILHMPPPPLPAFLASAANLTPPCRASKCPTSRNNEENSLFPGVEYHELPRHEPATNDDTWFLVLITCCIAVLCIAALLALFLLKCREARGGCKSGTGKASGSNALYGGAAIDSRVLWAALTPRGTRHFVADTYPHDETEDHHYECVEPPLYKLGPPEDLAIPRHFNVEYEDPAPLIESYSDRTEEYFRNGMDTLRRGRPLVSSPTRIERPNLPPLNLQPRTLRRAPHSRRVSDANNPEKSAI, encoded by the exons ATGTCTTGCGGGGCAGAATGCCTGTCCCTGGGCCCCCCTCCGGACTCCATCTTACACATGCCTCCGCCCCCCCTGCCCGCCTTCCTGGCCAGTGCCGCCAACCTCACGCCTCCCTGCCGAGCCTCCAAGTGCCCCACCAGCAGGAACAACGAGGAGAACTCGCTGTTCCCAGGAGTGGAATACCATGAGCTACCCAGACATG AGCCAGCCACTAATGATGACACATGGTTCCTGGTGCTGATCACCTGCTGCATAGCTGTTCTCTGCATAGCGGCACTACTGGCGCTGTTTCTCCTCAAATGTAGAGA GGCGCGAGGAGGTTGTAAAAGCGGTACTGGTAAAGCTTCGGGCTCCAATGCTCTATACGGAGGTGCCGCGATAGACTCCCGAGTGCTCTGGGCAGCACTCACTCCTCGCGGCACGCGGCACTTCGTGGCCGACACGTACCCACACGACGAGACTGAAGACCACCACTACGAGTGTGTGGAACCCCCACTGTACAAACTCGGCCCTCCCGAAGACCTCGCCATCCCACGACACTTCAACGTAGAATACGAAGACCCAGCACCTTTGATCGAAAGCTACAGTGACAGGACAGAAGAATACTTTCGCAATGGCATGGACACTCTCCGCCGTGGGAGGCCTCTCGTGTCCTCCCCAACGAGGATCGAACGCCCCAACCTGCCACCTCTGAACCTCCAGCCACGCACTCTCAGGAGGGCCCCTCACTCCCGCCGAGTCAGTGATGCAAATAATCCGGAGAAATCGGCCATCTGA
- the LOC110376078 gene encoding uncharacterized protein LOC110376078 isoform X3 → MSCGAECLSLGPPPDSILHMPPPPLPAFLASAANLTPPCRASKCPTSRNNEENSLFPGVEYHELPRHGEIQPATNDDTWFLVLITCCIAVLCIAALLALFLLKCREARGGCKSGTGKASGSNALYGGAAIDSRVLWAALTPRGTRHFVADTYPHDETEDHHYECVEPPLYKLGPPEDLAIPRHFNVEYEDPAPLIESYSDRTEEYFRNGMDTLRRGRPLVSSPTRIERPNLPPLNLQPRTLRRAPHSRRVSDANNPEKSAI, encoded by the exons ATGTCTTGCGGGGCAGAATGCCTGTCCCTGGGCCCCCCTCCGGACTCCATCTTACACATGCCTCCGCCCCCCCTGCCCGCCTTCCTGGCCAGTGCCGCCAACCTCACGCCTCCCTGCCGAGCCTCCAAGTGCCCCACCAGCAGGAACAACGAGGAGAACTCGCTGTTCCCAGGAGTGGAATACCATGAGCTACCCAGACATGGTGAGATAC AGCCAGCCACTAATGATGACACATGGTTCCTGGTGCTGATCACCTGCTGCATAGCTGTTCTCTGCATAGCGGCACTACTGGCGCTGTTTCTCCTCAAATGTAGAGA GGCGCGAGGAGGTTGTAAAAGCGGTACTGGTAAAGCTTCGGGCTCCAATGCTCTATACGGAGGTGCCGCGATAGACTCCCGAGTGCTCTGGGCAGCACTCACTCCTCGCGGCACGCGGCACTTCGTGGCCGACACGTACCCACACGACGAGACTGAAGACCACCACTACGAGTGTGTGGAACCCCCACTGTACAAACTCGGCCCTCCCGAAGACCTCGCCATCCCACGACACTTCAACGTAGAATACGAAGACCCAGCACCTTTGATCGAAAGCTACAGTGACAGGACAGAAGAATACTTTCGCAATGGCATGGACACTCTCCGCCGTGGGAGGCCTCTCGTGTCCTCCCCAACGAGGATCGAACGCCCCAACCTGCCACCTCTGAACCTCCAGCCACGCACTCTCAGGAGGGCCCCTCACTCCCGCCGAGTCAGTGATGCAAATAATCCGGAGAAATCGGCCATCTGA
- the LOC110376078 gene encoding uncharacterized protein LOC110376078 isoform X2, whose translation MSCGAECLSLGPPPDSILHMPPPPLPAFLASAANLTPPCRASKCPTSRNNEENSLFPGVEYHELPRHEPATNDDTWFLVLITCCIAVLCIAALLALFLLKCRDWKKSHGFFLDRARGGCKSGTGKASGSNALYGGAAIDSRVLWAALTPRGTRHFVADTYPHDETEDHHYECVEPPLYKLGPPEDLAIPRHFNVEYEDPAPLIESYSDRTEEYFRNGMDTLRRGRPLVSSPTRIERPNLPPLNLQPRTLRRAPHSRRVSDANNPEKSAI comes from the exons ATGTCTTGCGGGGCAGAATGCCTGTCCCTGGGCCCCCCTCCGGACTCCATCTTACACATGCCTCCGCCCCCCCTGCCCGCCTTCCTGGCCAGTGCCGCCAACCTCACGCCTCCCTGCCGAGCCTCCAAGTGCCCCACCAGCAGGAACAACGAGGAGAACTCGCTGTTCCCAGGAGTGGAATACCATGAGCTACCCAGACATG AGCCAGCCACTAATGATGACACATGGTTCCTGGTGCTGATCACCTGCTGCATAGCTGTTCTCTGCATAGCGGCACTACTGGCGCTGTTTCTCCTCAAATGTAGAGA TTGGAAAAAATCTCATGGGTTTTTTCTCGACAGGGCGCGAGGAGGTTGTAAAAGCGGTACTGGTAAAGCTTCGGGCTCCAATGCTCTATACGGAGGTGCCGCGATAGACTCCCGAGTGCTCTGGGCAGCACTCACTCCTCGCGGCACGCGGCACTTCGTGGCCGACACGTACCCACACGACGAGACTGAAGACCACCACTACGAGTGTGTGGAACCCCCACTGTACAAACTCGGCCCTCCCGAAGACCTCGCCATCCCACGACACTTCAACGTAGAATACGAAGACCCAGCACCTTTGATCGAAAGCTACAGTGACAGGACAGAAGAATACTTTCGCAATGGCATGGACACTCTCCGCCGTGGGAGGCCTCTCGTGTCCTCCCCAACGAGGATCGAACGCCCCAACCTGCCACCTCTGAACCTCCAGCCACGCACTCTCAGGAGGGCCCCTCACTCCCGCCGAGTCAGTGATGCAAATAATCCGGAGAAATCGGCCATCTGA